The Haematobia irritans isolate KBUSLIRL chromosome 1, ASM5000362v1, whole genome shotgun sequence DNA segment TTAATATTGTTTAAGCTAAatcgttttttatttaatttattgcagAGTTacacaataaaattaactaCACGCTCATGGCATTGCCAGACCAATTCAACGAGTGTCGAATAACTTTTTCGCGTGTGACCCGCCACCTTTCTCGATCGTTGTATTGTTATTATTCACTTTCGAACGATTGTCCTAGCATATTGTCGTTATTACGCGTTATCGAAACTTCTACtttcctataaatattttatatcattGGTTAGGTAAAGGGTTTGGCCCTTTTTATAACCAATAAATAAAAccccattttatatagaaaacactAAATCTTCGTGTGTTTTATTTctccctatttttataccctccaccataggatggggggtatattaactttgtcattccgtttgtaacacatttaaatattgctctaagaccccataaagtatatatatattatgggtcgtagtgaaattctgagtcgatctgagcatgtccgtccgtccgtccgtctgttgaaatcacgctaacttccgaacgaaacaagatatcgacttgaaacttggcacaagtagttgttattgatgtaggtcggatggtattgcaaatgggccatatcggtccacttttacgtatagcccccatataaacggacccccaaatttggcttgcgaggcctctaagagaagcaaattttatccgatccggctgaaatttggtacatggtgttagtatatgttctctagcaaccatgcaaaaattggtccatatcggttcataattatatatagcccccatataaaccgatcccccgatttggctttaagagcctctaagagaaacaatttgcatccgatgcggctgaaatttggtgcatggtgttagtatatggtctctaataaccatgcaaaaattggttcacatcggcccataattatatatagcccccatataaaccgatcccccgatttggcttgcggagcctctaagagaagcaaatttcatccgatccggctgaaacttggtacatggtgttagtatatggtctctaataaccatgcaaaaattggttcacatcggtccataattatatatagcccccatataaaccgatcccccgatttggctttaagagcctctaagagaaacaattttcatctgatccggctgaaatttggtacatggtgttagtatatggtctctaacaacaatgcaaaaattggtctatatcggtccataattatatatagcccccatataaaccgatcgtaaACTCACTTGGCACTCAAAATTATAGATTTTGACAGACCAGTTACAATGACCTTCGTAAATTCCATATTAAGTTTCACAATTTCACTATCGGCCGATACACGTGCTTTTTTCGCTTTATATGGATCGAGGGCATTTCTTTTCATACCCCGTATTTCCGTTGTACCAGTGATCAAGATATTTTGCAAtaaatctgaaatttggtacatggtgttagtatatggtctctaacaacaatgcaaaaattggtctatatcggtccataattatatatagcccccatatcaaccgatcaccagatttgacctccggagcctcttggaagaccaaaattcatctgattcagttgaaatttggtacgtgatgttaatatatggcctcaaacacccatgcaaaaattggtctatatcggtccataattatatatagcccccatataaaccgatcaccagatttgacctccggagcctcttggaagagcaaaattcttcacattcggttgaaatttggtacgtgatgttagtatagggtatccaacaaccatgcaggtattggttcctatcagtccataattatatatagttcccatataaaccgatccccagatttgacctccggtgccttttcgagaagcaaaattcatccgatctggttgaaatttggtatgtggtggtagtatatgatatttaacaaccatatgagttgaaatttgtggatgacagtctttcgtagaagtttctacgcaatccatggtggagggtacataagattcggcctggccgaacttacggccgtatatacttgttttatatgtaTCTAATACACACGCATCGGCGTAAACAGCGTCTTTTGTGCTAAGCAAACTTCGCATTCGtactttaaggacatgaaatctttggactcacgacaatattttttttttttcagtgtaaatacataagttatatttaaatccaatatcataaataataatttgtttaatttttaatgtatatacaatataacaaaaataacatattaAAACTAGAATATTTTCACTATAGTTGGTTTATGCTAAATCCGAAAAAATTTGACGTAAAGGAATTTTGTCTAGTATTTTATTGGCTTGCTGTAAAATAGCAGCATTCATTGACTCTTCTATGACGGGGCGCATAACCTCAATAAGTTCCAtccaattttgattgaaaacatcATTTGCACTATCGGTGAGAGCTTGATTATTGGCAAAGAGATTGCTAAAATTCACCTTTAAATCGCCAATATGCTTCAGTCTCGATTTGACAGATTTCACTTCATAGTAACGATCATTGCTATGCTGTACAATTTTCGAGCCCAGAGCAATAGTAGCATCAACATCAGCTGCAAAATAAGTGCAATAGTTAAAAATCTGTCCCATTTAAAAAATAACGAAGTTCTTACCAAAATCAGTTTCAAATACCCCCTTACCCGATAAGTTAAGAACCAATACTCTACCATCCATGGAATAATCACCTTTGATATGAGCCATAGGTACCTTCATATCCAATTCAAGAGTCTCTTCACTGCTAGCTCTAATGAGacaatggataattatctatatcGCTTATTTCGAGAATAATCGTAAACTCACTTGGCACTCAAAATTATAGATTTTGACAGACCAGTTACAATGACCTTCGTAAATTCCATATTAAGTTTCACAATTTCACTATCGGCCGATACACGTGCTTTTTTCGCTTTATATGGATCGAGGGCATTTCTTTTCATACCCCGTATTTCCGTTGTACCAGTGATCAAGATATTTTGCAATAAATCTTTGAGACAAGAACCATTTCCGGGATCGTGAAATTTGCAGGGTTGGACATGTGAAGCTAAaaggcttttgtgaatttaataccatTTGGAATGAAGATATTCTTTATCTAGCCTACTTACCCGAATCATCCATTAACACAGTTGAGATACATTGATAGAAAATCATCCATATTCCGAAAAGTAAAGATAAATTATGCGTATATCTTAGATCGAACATCATGGGCTAATATTTTGGAAGAGACTAAGTTTGAATCAAACATATGGTTACCTTAAATAGATAAACATTTAAGTTGTTTAAGTGCCAGCGCCATTAATCATCTTATGAGTAAATTTGTTCGATTTTTTAATCATTATTAATTGTTAAAGAACCAACAAAATGTCTAGAGGCAAAATTCCGGAAGTGGCCGGATTAAAAAAACAATGCTTGGCATGACTTGTGATTTGTTTGATTtcgtaattaaattattaaacagATGATTCTAATtgatgattttatttatttaaaataattctaaattaacattcttttaggGGTTTGGGCTGCTACTTCGTATACGTACCttcagaacgaaattgtttatacacgcaaagaaaaaaaacgtttggaaaacgtgtactgaaaacgtttttcttttgttggagttttttgaattccttcgaaaattttaaatttttatcaccaaaaaaaaaaatcgtttcttacaaaatttttattttttcaataaaaataattatttttgaaccaacaacacagtccatttcgtttatatcaagcactgttcttttctgactttaagtctttaataaacacattttacagtttcatagtaaaaatttaatataatcgtatgtaatgttgaacaacttttcggaatcttccgaatatatctggaatatatgtaaaaaaaattgtgttcggtcgaatcagagatcgaacccaggacccttggcatgcaaggcggacgtagcaaccactgctccaaggTACCcaattaaatgtatgtttctgttaaataaagtttttttaatcggctcgttggcgccgcaagctatgctatataaatataacttatatggataattgtctattgatgacaataacagctgcatagttcagtggatagtgtgttggtttacaaatTGTGTATAAACCTATGGGTTTATACTTAATATATTTGAACTCAATTTGTAACGGTTTCTTTGAATTAAGTTAACTTGAATTCTACagtttgaaaattattattattatcgttAAGTTTGACAACGAATGTcatcaaaatgaatttttatgtaCTAAAAGATAAAATATAAATCATTAGTTTTCTTTGTAGGTAGTGACCTACATTTTATCACTCTTGAATCAACCTTACACAAAACTGCATTTTATACTGGTGAGGAACATCAACCCTAATAAATCTGGTACCTTGAACTGATTTCACTTGGTTTTATTTTATCTCTTCTCTATCTCCTCCACTCGGGTAAACATACTTGTGTGGATTGAACTCCCTGAGAGATTCTATCCCACAAGTAACTCTTCTCATCTCCTCTTGCCCAGGAACTCCTTGCTCTGGTGAGATTAGCCGACCTCTGTAACCGAATATACAGTCCACAACAACAACAGGCAATCGGTCATATCGCTCCACTCGCTCAACTCCAACACCAGGGCGTTAGAGTGCCCCTTTTACCTGCAGGAGCCCCCTTACCTACAGCAAACccccaaaaatattcaaattgcatgatccgcggttcgattctctgtccaggcgaaaggaaaaatttaaaaaacatataaaatcgaataattttttttacattgtttgtattacagaaaaaggtgctaagaactaaaaaacctcgtagaagtgagaaagatgtgagaaaaaatgcaattagccagaaaattttgtttttttgagttagtctttataaaattgtttttacatcctggaaaagaataaacgtttataataaaaaatatatacttttattccaaataaacttccttaaagcaaaaGGCAAATGAGAATCGAacattgtttgtctaaaatttcgtttgggaggaaataattaattttttgcgtgtagctgaTTTTgcgttattttagttcatgaaaattatttgattttagtcaaattttgccaaatgtgagaaaattgtccctattttaactatttttggCTGACTTTAATGACTGAATAATACAAGTAAAGTacataattttactaaatttgaaaatagttcatatttttacaaaatgggtAAAGTTTACTTCATTTGCATTCATAAGTTTctgaaatgagtaaattttccttaaattgtgTCTATTTTGAGCTTCATGTAACtctgaagacattttaacacaTTCTATATCCAATTTCttccttaaaaatatgaaattttcttaaacaactgtTATTAGTTTTGatacattttcttcaatttgacaaaaactatAAACGTATTTGTGTCATGTTGcaattggtaaaatattttagttaaaaatttctaaaataagcctacattttcttttataGCAGGGTCATTTTTTTCTGCGTGTATTTAGGGATTGATTTGTAAATTTGAGCCCATACATTTAATATTGCATTAGGATTTCAAGTTCAAATGGTGTGgtttttgaagttaaatttgaaaattgtagcattacacgcaaaaaaaaaatcattttttccaaacgaaattttagacaaacaaggaagtttgtttggaagaaaagtatatactttttgtgataatctttgtttcttttacaggatgtaaaaacaatttcataaagacttttctggctaatttccacgagttttttttagATCTTAGCACctctttctgtaatacaaacaatgcagaagaaattattagattctataaattttgtaaattctacctttcgcctggatggaAATTCGAATCGcgtaccatacagtttgtaagccaacacactatccactgggttacgtagctgttattgtcatcaacagactaTTATAGCTAAtgccatcaacgcacaagcaacgtAAACAGCcaagcagttatatttataaagcatatTTTTCGActcccacaccctcaaaaaaaatcgcttctctaacatatgtaccaaacatattttgcaggaagcacatatattattggataccgccgaaacattaatatgtttgttttatgtgaccatattatatgtttggaagcattttgagtccaagaatagtatatgcttggaagaattccccaaagaagattatgttcattccctcacataattttcacttccacgaaatttttgagttcttcgcatctttttctgtaatacaaatatgctgttttttttcaaatgtctattctcttggttccgaatatctattctctttattccgaatactcattctactattcaaattaaataatatttagacttaagcataccaaatttttggccttattataaaacagttttccgaaacaacatacattcacagaaattgctctcatttcattctctcgctgtgttatgttgatattttttattcaaccctcccggtttccatatctatttctttctctatactaattctctctcactctctgtcgctctctgaataaagtatcacaacatatatatgtttactcgaaatttgtaaatttatatatgtttacattcacacatattatttttatgaaacattcatgccccaaacataatatattctaacatattaacatatgtgtcccaaacattttgtgttagtttaggaacattacatgtttgcacttaaatatattgtctttaaaaattgtgcccgaaacacattttgtttatatcggaacatatgaaaaacatatttttctaacagtgcacgaaCCGATGTAAAGAAAGTTAATTTGACAGAGACACACTTTTAGTtggccaccgtggagcaatggttagcatgtccgccttgcaaacaaagggtcatgggttctatccctgcttcgactgaacaccaatttctttttacatatattccaaaaatgttcgtaAGATTCCGAAATGATGTTCGACATCACATATAGTAGTATATGTAAATGTTTactataaaactttaaaatgtgtcttatcaaagacttaaagtcagaaaagaacattgcttgatataaacgaagtaGACTGCGTTTTTGGatcaattgcaaaaataacatttttgtatcaaaacatttttttggtgataaagtttgaaattttcgatgaaattcaaaagcctctaacaaaagaaaacgtTTTCGCTACACATTTCCAAACGTGTTAGATTTTTAGATGATTCGAGACCACACTTCGAAAAAGACCTTTAATCTATCAATATGGGTgccatataaaaaaatactaattgtaaaaatatttaatgtctTTATTATGTGCCAAAGAAAGAGAACCAGTAAATACGGCCGAAAGTACTGATTCTGAGacaaagaaacggagaattcaagtaaggatgtaTTTAAGATGATtgtaggaaataaattttaagtaaCTGCTAGCAAAGTCCTTTAAAGCGTGTTAACGAAAACTAAAATACCCGAATTTCGACTCAACTTCAAGTAGaagttatgctatgtttcatgtaaaagtcgtctttaaaataaagacatctcCTAGTTTTGAAAgcatttttgctttgttgtcaaaatgcaaaacgacaacaaacttaaatacaatttcattaaatttgaagaatttttctgaattattaaagcaaatttactttagtcaaacaaaattttctttcatcttAAGATACCCACTTGTaactcgaatcacttaattataaagacgaaacgtcttttttgaaaaaatttatcgtCGTTTGGATAATGAAAATAACTTTtaatagagaaatgtgtctcctatactaagcaaaaatcgcattcgtatttcaaggacaagaaatctttgacatcacgacaatattttttcagtgtggagggATTAAAATTGTCAGTTTAGACTTGATATTTATTTAAGTACAAGAAGTCCAATTGTGAGACTGTGTACCAAAGCATTGATTGATAAATATAAGCAACATTTGGCTCCTCTTAGATctcaagatttaaaattttaagcaaatcgaattcataagcgtaggaaggcctctggggagggggcttagaccccccagaaaaattttagccccccccagaatttgaaaacatatttacgattttacatttttataaaaattaaacaagtatattctcgtacaacgcacaaagttccactaaagactttcatgcacaatcgaattacttgggttgtggtagaagtctgatatttatgaaataaagctgtggttgaacttatgatttagttgaataaaaaatagtaattgatattaagactattctttcataaattaatatgctgcaaaaaagcgtcgccaaaaaagaagtgaaaatgttctttttgggtctggaagtggtaaaattggcggagaagcgatgaatgtaatatgaacttgtcatagaacgaatgtccaccgtttcaacaaccgttgcaatgaatttgcatcacttcttaaggtgtaatccgaattcagtgttttgaatgtgaattaaaaattttgtgatattttcccaaataaataatttttatacttttttatgatttttaatgcattctaacgcttgtttataacgttttccctcgaatattttcaaatattatcgatttttctataatggatttagcatttttatggcaaaatttaaataatttgtaccattttatttattcttactctttttttaaactatttgaaaaaagaaaacaaaaaattacgcattaaaatataagtgaagacatttttggaagtgctttttaagttgtgcctttagaacaactcccaattatttgctgggaaatgtgtggaactaccctacaggaaatggatcaaccacagaactggtacaggactagtccctggtgtgtatggaccagtcccagttctgatcaaaacgtatggaagggaccgtccactttaacatgggtttgtcattgacggagtaaacttacattttaggacgcatcttggactcatcccaaaggacaatttagcaggagcaacccataaacaggtcctcaggaaccagtctcggacaaactcttagaaatctctttcaatttgggctcctaattgaacccgaaatgaaaaaaacttttgaaatatgttgaacaaaaggttattctgataattttatttcactaaatgtgaaaattgcaactaactggagcacaggtaccagttctgtgataggtccgtcagtggcaatttgcagcaATTTCCccatagggtacttttagttgctttattataaattgattgtcgagttattttgatgtctatttttattcaattttatgaaataaaaaattagttgaacctataagttcagtctataaagttttagctaggggggctatagccccccctaggaaaattgtctagctacgctaatgatcgAATTCATGCCCTCATaaattgaaatcggtctatatgagggctatatcggAACATAGCCCGACAGGCAGTGAGACCTCTCAAAAATGGTCGCCTaagttttgtccacatttgggagttgTCCACTTATGAGTGGTTAGCTTTAATGTGTTAAAATAGCAACTGTACACTTTTGAGATTGGCCAAATTTAAGAGTTTTGATTGTATACCAAAGATAGTTCAGCTCTTTATGGACTTTAATTATACTTCCAATTTCATGATAACCATATAAAATTAGCGGTGTTTGTATGCTTCAGAGGTTAAATCAGTGTACTTGTTTATATTTGGAGCTATATCGCAATATGGGCGTGTATAGCCCAATTTCGAACGTTTTCTGCCTGCAGACGTTTTCTGCCTGACGCATggacatagttatatataaaaagatatgttatttcgatgtgttacaaagggaatgacaaacttataataGCCCTATCACCAACCTATGATGgttggtataattaattgatccaattaaaactgtaaatgacgcaattaaagggtgatacgatcaaaatttggtcaagggaaaacgcgtgtaaatcggtgaaatagtttatttaaaaaatcaaattaaatttctttttcaagttcaattagtataaaattcaggaaaaatattcagttaggctttcgcttttgcaaatccgaattgccgggcctcacgcttgacacctgccatcagattttgtacaaccttgtccaccttcttcgccgcagaaagccagtttgccttgaactgctgctcgtccttagcagtttttttggtcttctttaggttccgcttgacaatagcccagtatttctcaattgggcggagctctggcgtgttgggagggttcttgtccttgggaaccacctgcacgttgttggcggcgtatcactccatggcgtttttaccgtaatggcaagatgccaaatccggccaaaacagtacggaacaaccgtgtttcttcaggaaaggcagcagacgtttattcaaacactctttcacgtaaatttcttggttgacagtcccggaagctatgaaaatgctgcttttcaagatatttctttgcgaactttgacagttttatgtgcttgaaaatatctgctacctttccccttccttttgccgtataaaactcctgtcccggaagctgcttgtagtcggctttgacgtaggtttcgtcgtccattaccacgcagtcaaacttcgtcagcatcgtcgtgtacagcctccgggatcgcgctttggccgtcgtattttgtttatcatcgcgatttggagtcactaccttcttgtaagtcgatagtccggctcgttttttggctcgatgcacggttgtagacgatacacccagcttatttgcggcatctcggagagagaggttagggtttcgcttgaaactaccggcaactctctttgccgatccagacttcctggctgtcgacaaacgttccccaaacactttaattacatttgtaacggttgatttggcaacttttagcgattttgccagctttgcgtgcgagtagctcggattttcgcgatgcgcgagcaaaattttgatacgctgctcttctggcttggacggcattttgacaactgaagagtgaattccaaaatcaaaataggaccaacattctacacacacacaccttcaaaatgaggggtgttcaggttttttaaatgcaaaattgagagaaatacgtcaagtttatattgaccaaattttgaccgtatcaccctttaattaattgatccaattaaaaatgtaattgacgcaattaatttttatggctGGTCTatgatttaattaaacaattaaaattaatattaaaatttatatacttAATTGATAAGTTTATCaaaatcaatttgttttttatggGAAACCAAAATAACTCAAGTCGTCTCTTGCAGAAACTCTCTGTTCTAACATAGCGTTACTTTAGTGGACATTGAGAGAAATGTCAATAGTGTTACTCCACATACACAAATGTTTTCTTTGCAAAGATTATCATTTTTTGCATCAACTTTacttaattttaaaaactaattaCGCATGTTAAAGCACATTTCTAGTTTTTCTATCACTGTAGACCTAAAGTCAGTTTTGTTTATGATGACTGGATGCATTGGGCAAATCACTAACGATATACGTTGCAGGTACATAGTCGAAAACTTCTCCAAGGCGATATTTCATTACGGATTCTGCAGTTGATGATATGGTTGGCCGTAATACTTCATAGAATTCTTTCCAATTGTCATTGAattgtttgtttaaattttcttcaagaTCTTTTTGGCCTTTGAAAAGATTTGTCATATATATATTGAGTCCTTTAATATCAGTGATCTCCAGATGGAGTTCCTCCAAATGCGTGAAAGTATGACAGTATCTATCGTACAACTTAAATTTCATCATTACTTTTGCTATCAAATGTTCTGAAAAGATATGAGAATAAGAGTGATAAATTAATAATACATATTATTAACATATGACCAAAGAATTTCGAAGGACACAATACCGTATTTGTGCCAGATGACAAATTCCGTTGATATAACCGTTAAAATGGTgatattacccagcaaaaactcctattaaagggtgatacggtcaaaatttggtcaatataaacttgacgtatttctttcaattttgcatttaagaaaccttaacacccctcattttgaaggtgtgtatgtgtagaatgttgctcctattttgattttggaattcactcttcagttgtcaaaatgccgtccaagcaagaagagcagcgtatcaaaattttgcgcgcatcgcgaaaatccgagctactcgcacgcaaagctggcaaaatcgctaaaagttgccaaatcaaccgttacaaatgttattaaagtttttggtgaacgtttgtcgacagccaggaagtctggatcggggggaaatcgaaaatcggaagccgctgagacgacaaagagagttgctggtagtttcaagcgaacccctaacctctctctccgagatgccgcaaataagctgggtgtatcgtctacaaccgtgtatcgagccaaaaaacgagccggactatcgacttacaagaaggtagtgactccaaatcgcgatgataaacaaaatacgacggccaaagcgcgatcccggaggctgtacacgacgatgctgacgaagtttgtaatggaatggacgacgaaacctacgtcaaagccgactacaagcagcttccgggacaggagttttattcggcaaaaggaaggggaaaggtagcagatattttcaagcacaaaactgtcaaagttcgcaaagaaatatcaggtttggcaagccatctgtacctgtggcttgaaaagcagcattttcatagctttgagtgtgtttgaataaacgtctgctgcctttcctgaagaaacacggttgttccgtactgttttggccggatttggaatcttgccattacggtaaaaaggccatggaatggtacgccgccaacagcgtgcaggtggttcccaaggacaagaaccctcccaacatgccagagctccgcccaattgagaaatactgggctattgtcaagcggaacctaaagaagaccaaaaaaattgctaaggacgagcagcagttcaaggaaaactggctttctgcggcgaagaaggtggacaaggtggctgtacaaaatctgatggcaggtgtcaagcgtgaggcccggcaattcggatttggaaaagcgaaagcctaactgaatattttcctgaattttatactaattgaactcgaaaaagaaatttaatttgattttttaaataaacgatttcaccgatttacacgcgttttcccttgacc contains these protein-coding regions:
- the LOC142241706 gene encoding protein takeout-like — protein: MMFDLRYTHNLSLLFGIWMIFYQCISTVLMDDSASHVQPCKFHDPGNGSCLKDLLQNILITGTTEIRGMKRNALDPYKAKKARVSADSEIVKLNMEFTKVIVTGLSKSIILSAKASSEETLELDMKVPMAHIKGDYSMDGRVLVLNLSGKGVFETDFADVDATIALGSKIVQHSNDRYYEVKSVKSRLKHIGDLKVNFSNLFANNQALTDSANDVFNQNWMELIEVMRPVIEESMNAAILQQANKILDKIPLRQIFSDLA
- the LOC142231360 gene encoding circadian clock-controlled protein daywake-like, whose product is MVIFSLPKSNSPPLAFGVPGLKSAGALDPLHINEVKIENSKSPLAIDVDLKDVEIKGLSSVHMEEPSYDTKKLVFTTKLKVPKFTIKSNYKMKGKIVQLDLNTDGKLELDIEHLIAKVMMKFKLYDRYCHTFTHLEELHLEITDIKGLNIYMTNLFKGQKDLEENLNKQFNDNWKEFYEVLRPTISSTAESVMKYRLGEVFDYVPATYIVSDLPNASSHHKQN